A stretch of Carya illinoinensis cultivar Pawnee chromosome 14, C.illinoinensisPawnee_v1, whole genome shotgun sequence DNA encodes these proteins:
- the LOC122294432 gene encoding TMV resistance protein N-like, whose translation MGQIIATLGIIATLRPSSSTNSENTKKRKRDDSSCSEEDERIISSSLPSSSTARWKHDVFLSFCGEDTRRSFTDHLYFDLKRKGILVFRDDESLERGKCISQELPQAIQESRYAIVIFSENYAFSKWCLRELAEIVEWEEKKNLTIIPIFYHVNPSDVRNQRGTFAKAFAEHEKDPKVDIKEINTRRKACKTVGGLKGEHIKGDRYESTIIQQISEMIFYNYTMLNILIHDNQTIVGINSRVEEMMNLLHMESNDVRFLGIHGMGGVGKTTLAEIIYYRFSCRFEGSSFISCTGERSTTAHDLASLQKQLLSMIMQQEIHIWDHRDGIMLMRNRLRNKKVLIILDDVDCEKLLSALAGDRKWFGPGSRVIITCRDSHLLITHGVNDIYNVELLGTADALQLFSLSAFDKTNPPENYKYLSMNFVHYAGGLPLALKVLGRFLFGRTIDAWKSARDQLQANPNKEIFDILKISFDWLEESQKKLFLDLACLYLIRPFLNLYDFKEIYPAIDFEVLADKSLLSKSDYDKGYLKMHDLLAKMGQEIVRREDPEEPGRRSRLCCQEDVLHVLEKDTGTDAIEVIAVHFGDLPDEAEDRIFNINAKALSKMRKLRLLHIDYSLKYMSSDKLQFQKWFDCPSKSWPSSFQPKGLVVLSMPHSRFKRLWKGLMVLDNLKIINLSFSYSLIKILNLSGAPKLEKINLTRCHSLHKVHSSIGTLRRLQKLQMPGTKIKQLWKGMLVILDNLKYLDLSESDKLIETPNLSQAPNLENIDFSDCMNLCNVHPSIRFLRRLKHLRLNGCPRLEYFPTTPTTLGDMISLENLSLPSSKVSIFPNVIYSFSSLESLWLDGWPRLEKLPELSMFECLKEFMAYETSISQIPSINLIPKSIRCFELEGGKRMPRESRDLVMFNNDCSLPKQSSYPTNHDIGSPVEYETEEKFSVQLQCDDDIGLWVSIKRCSLGSRIPEWVHNKSNGSSLFFDMCNGSSLKIDSDGNTMSVMGIAFFIVCQFHSITPVNLSRNEIVTFPIWLDDDARQYPFLQFWFTLSTDVILDKPIVLCKYFWDPENLGSWRLKRLDKRKISTAAKFNQFHGQTSFMEVEVKEWGLHLVCPDDAALGLESDLDSFVDFINLGLETQHDRNED comes from the exons ATGGGCCAAATCATCGCCACTCTAGGAATCATCGCCACTCTAAGACCCTCTTCATCTACTAATTCCGAGAatactaagaaaagaaaaagagacgaTTCATCTTGTTCGGAAGAAGATGAAAGAATCATAAGCTCTTCCTTACCTTCTTCCTCGACGGCTCGATGGAAACATGATGTTTTCCTTAGTTTCTGTGGCGAAGACACTCGCAGAAGTTTTACGGATCATCtctattttgatttaaaacggAAAGGTATTCTCGTTTTTAGAGATGACGAATCACTGGAGCGAGGAAAATGCATTTCTCAAGAGCTTCCGCAAGCAATTCAAGAATCCCGATACGCCATtgtcattttttcagaaaattatgCTTTTTCAAAATGGTGCCTCAGGGAACTTGCCGAGATCGTTGAATGGGAGGAAAAGAAGAATCTCACAATTATTCCTATTTTCTACCATGTGAATCCTTCCGATGTAAGAAATCAAAGAGGGACTTTTGCAAAAGCTTTCGCCGAACATGAAAAAGATCCCAAGGTAGACATCAAAGAGATTAATACGCGGAGAAAAGCTTGCAAAACAGTCGGGGGTCTTAAGGGAGAACACATAAAGGGGGACAG GTACGAGTCAACAATTATACAACAAATCAGTGAAATGATATTCTACAATTATACAATGCTAAATATTCTAATTCATGATAACCAGACAATTGTTGGAATAAACTCCCGTGTAGAGGAAATGATGAACTTATTGCATATGGAATCGAATGACGTTCGCTTCTTAGGAATTCATGGGATGGGTGGCGTTGGTAAAACAACGCTGGcggaaataatttattatagatTTTCTTGTCGATTCGAAGGAAGCAGCTTTATTTCTTGTACTGGAGAAAGATCTACTACTGCTCATGATCTAGCTTCTTTACAAAAACAACTGCTTTCTATGATCATGCAACAAGAAATACATATATGGGATCATCGCGACGGAATCATGTTGATGAGAAACAGGTTGCGGAATAAAAAGGTTCTTATCATCCTTGATGATGTGGATTGTGAAAAGCTACTGTCGGCATTAGCAGGGGATCGGAAATGGTTTGGTCCAGGGAGTAGGGTGATTATAACATGCAGAGATAGTCATCTGTTGATAACACATGGTGTGAATGATATCTATAACGTTGAGCTGCTTGGAACCGCCGATGCTTTGCAGCTATTTAGTTTGTCAGCCTTCGACAAAACCAATCCTCCAGAGAATTACAAGTATCTATCTATGAATTTTGTGCATTATGCCGGAGGCCTTCCTTTAGCTCTTAAAGTTTTGGGTCGCTTCTTATTTGGGAGAACGATAGATGCATGGAAAAGTGCTAGGGATCAACTACAAGCAAATCCtaataaagaaatttttgatattcttaaaataagttttgatTGGCTGGAGGAATCGcagaaaaaattgtttttggaTCTGGCATGTTTATATTTGATAAGGCCTTTTCTAAACCTCTACGATTTTAAGGAAATATATCCGGCCATCGACTTTGAGGTTCTCGCCGACAAGTCCCTCCTAAGCAAATCAGATTATGATAAAGGGTACTTGAAGATGCATGATTTGCTAGCAAAAATGGGCCAGGAAATAGTTCGCCGCGAAGATCCTGAAGAACCTGGACGACGTAGTAGGCTGTGTTGTCAGGAGGATGTCCTTCACGTGCTGGAGAAAGATACT GGAACTGATGCAATTGAAGTCATAGCCGTCCATTTTGGTGATCTTCCTGATGAAGCGGAAGATAGAATATTCAATATTAACGCCAAAGCATTATCAaagatgagaaaattgagaTTGCTTCATATCgattattctttaaaatacatGTCAAGCGATAAGTTGCAATTCCAAAAATGGTTTGATTGTCCTTCGAAATCCTGGCCGAGCAGTTTCCAACCAAAAGGTCTTGTTGTACTAAGCATGCCTCACAGCCGCTTCAAACGACTGTGGAAGGGATTGATG GTTTTAGACAATTTGAAGATCATAAATCTGAGTTTTTCTTATAGTttgattaaaatactaaatttgAGTGGAGCTCcaaaacttgagaaaataaaCCTGACAAGGTGTCATAGCTTGCATAAGGTCCACTCATCCATCGGAACTCTCAGAcgattacaaaaattacaaatgccTGGCACCAAAATCAAACAATTATGGAAGGGGATGTTGGTG ATTTTAGACAATTTGAAATATTTAGATCTGAGTGAATCTGATAAATTGATTGAAACACCAAATTTGAGTCAAGCTCCAAATCTTGAGAACATAGATTTTTCAGATTGTATGAACTTGTGTAATGTCCATCCATCCATCAGATTTCTCAGACGACTAAAACATTTGAGATTAAACGGATGTCCAAGACTTGAGTATTTCCCGACTACTCCGACTACTCTGGGAGATATGATATCTCTAGAGAACTTGAGTTTACCATCATCGAAAGTCTCAATTTTTCCGAATGTTATTTATAGTTTTTCATCTCTTGAAAGTCTCTGGTTGGATGGTTGGCCAAGACTAGAGAAATTGCCAGAACTGagtatgtttgaatgtttgaagGAATTTATGGCATATGAAACTTCTATATCACAAATACCATCTATCAATCTAATCCCCAAGAGCATCCGTTGCTTTGAACTCGAAGGAGGAAAGAGGATGCCACGTGAATCAAGAGACTTGGTTATGTTCAATAATGACTGCTCTTTGCCGAAACAAAGCTCATATCCCACCAATCATGATATCGGATCACCTGTAGAATATGAGACAGAAGAAAAGTTTTCGGTGCAACTTCAATGTGACGATGATATT GGCTTATGGGTGTCGATAAAAAGGTGTTCATTGGGATCTAGAATCCCGGAGTGGGTCCACAATAAAAGTAATggctcctctcttttttttgacATGTGTAATGGCTCCTCTCTAAAGATAGATTCGGATGGTAATACGATGTCGGTGATGGGGATTGCTTTCTTTATTGTTTGTCAATTCCATTCAATTACTCCGGTTAATTTATCCAGAAATGAAATTGTGACGTTTCCAATTTGGTTGGATGACGATGCTCGACAATATCCTTTTCTCCAATTTTGGTTTACACTTTCCACGGACGTCATTTTGGATAAGCCAATTGTATTATGTAAGTATTTTTGGGATCCGGAAAATTTGGGTAGCTGGAGATTGAAGCGTCTGGATAAACGGAAGATTTCCACTGCAGCAAAATTTAATCAGTTCCACGGTCAGACTTCATTTATGGAAGTAGAAGTGAAAGAATGGGGATTGCATTTAGTATGTCCGGATGATGCTGCTCTTGGTTTGGAATCAGATTTAGATTCCTTCGTCGATTTTATTAATTTAGGATTGGAAACGCAGCATGACAGGAATGAAGATTAG